The sequence CGCCCTCGCCGTCACCGCGGTCGGCGACGAAGACCCCGACTTCGCCGGCGGCTGCTATGTGCACATCCAGAAATATCTGCATGACATGACCGCCTGGGACGCGCTGGCCGTCGACGACCAAGAACGCGTGATCGGCCGTACCAAAGCCGACGACATCGAATTCGACGACGCCGACAAACCCGCCAACGCCCACATCAAACTCAACGTGATCACCGACGACGACGGCAACGAACTCGACATCGTGCGCGCCAACATGCCCTTCGGCACCGCCAACTCCGGCGATCACGGCACCTACTACATCGGCTACTCGCGCAGTCCGCAGGTTACCGAGCGGATGCTGCGCAACATGTTCCTCGGCGACCCACCCGGGGTCACCGACCGCATCCTGGACTTCTCCACCGCGCTGACCGGCGGACTGTTCTTCGCCCCCTCCACCGACTTCCTCGATGACCCCCCGCCACTTCCGGGCTCAGCGACACCAGCCCCGGCCATCACCGCCGAACCCACCAGCCCCGAGGGTGAGGGCTCACTGAACATCGGCAGCCTGAAAGGAATCTCGCAATGAACAACCTGTATCGCGATCTGGCCCCGGTCACCGAATCGGCCTGGGCCGACTTCGAGCAGGAGGCGACCCGCACCTTCAAGCGGCACATCGCCGGGCGCCGAGTCGTCGACGTCAGCGAACCCGCCGGGCCGACCGCAGCCGCGGTGGGCACCGGGCGGCTTACCGGCATCGGCGCCCCGGCCGACGGCGTCCAAGCGGATCTGCGCGACAGCAAACCACTGGTACGCCTGCGGGTTCCGTTCACCCTCTCGCGCGAAGAGATCGACGGCGTCGAGCGCGGCTCCCAAGACCCCGACTGGGACCCGGTCAAAGCCGCGGCCAAGAAGCTGGCGTTCGCCGAAGACCGGATCATCTTCGGCGGCTACCCGGCCGCCTCGGTGCAGGGCATCCGCGCCGCGAGCTCGAATCCGGAACTCACCCTGCCGCAGGACCCGCGCGACATCCCGGACGTGATCAGCCAGGCGCTCTCGTCACTGCGACTGGCGGGG is a genomic window of Mycolicibacter heraklionensis containing:
- a CDS encoding Dyp-type peroxidase translates to MPSVQPVTAPLTCAAIFLVVTIDEGGETQVHDALADLPGMASAISFRDPTKQLSLVISIGSDAWDRLFTGPRPAELHPFVELVGPRHTAPATPGDLLFHIRGETMDVCFELARRILRTLRGAVTVADEVHGFRFFDNRDLLGFVDGTENPTGDDALAVTAVGDEDPDFAGGCYVHIQKYLHDMTAWDALAVDDQERVIGRTKADDIEFDDADKPANAHIKLNVITDDDGNELDIVRANMPFGTANSGDHGTYYIGYSRSPQVTERMLRNMFLGDPPGVTDRILDFSTALTGGLFFAPSTDFLDDPPPLPGSATPAPAITAEPTSPEGEGSLNIGSLKGISQ
- a CDS encoding family 1 encapsulin nanocompartment shell protein; the protein is MNNLYRDLAPVTESAWADFEQEATRTFKRHIAGRRVVDVSEPAGPTAAAVGTGRLTGIGAPADGVQADLRDSKPLVRLRVPFTLSREEIDGVERGSQDPDWDPVKAAAKKLAFAEDRIIFGGYPAASVQGIRAASSNPELTLPQDPRDIPDVISQALSSLRLAGVDGPYSVLLSADAYTKVAETSDHGYPILEHLRRLVTGDIIWAPAIDGAFVLTTRGGDFDLQLGTDVSIGYLSHDADNVQLYLQETLTFLCYTAEAAVALT